gtatgggagcctgcacaatatagaggtatgggagcctgcacaatatagaggtatgagagcctgcacaatatagaggtatgggagcctgcacaatatagaggtatgggagcctgcacaatatagaggtatggaagcctgcacaatatagagctatgggagtctgcacatctcacctatatatatatcaggtctgctgctgtcTCGCACCGCACTAGAGTAGAGATCAGGATGGGGggaaaagtctagagaggaacgcagtaaccatttacattgagctataacggtacagtgacacctagaggtagaaaggAAAAGTGCAGGCACACATTTGATTTTCTCTGGTACCGCTATTTCCGGAAGGTTGTGTttcatttgcaggtgtcagggagccgctatttcaatgcgggagactcctggaccttccgggagagttgggaggTCTGCtacaagtaacacataaataaagagCTCAGATACAGGCATTTGcaccagtaaataaataaataaataaatattttatcacaGAATACTCCTAACTGCCCATCTTATAAGGAGAGCAGAACAAAAAGAATAGCATTAGGTACCAAGAGAGGCTCTGTGTTTCTGTCCATCCTCCTTAAAAGGAAACAACTCTTTGTTGGTTAGTGCTATTAGGGCAAAACAAGATATATGGTCCACAGCAGATTAAGTTACTAAACAAGAAAAGTTACTTTATGGTAAACTGTCACATAGGAATTTATTACTCACCTTTTTTATTTGGAAAGCTGCTCACATACGGCTCCTCTCTGTGCTCAATCTTTGTAACAAGCAAAGGTTTTGCATGAACATATCCTGTATAGACATAAATTACAGGTCATGTGAGAAGGAAACCACTATATGgtgccaaaaaaataaacaattaccaTTAGCTGGTTAATcagtaaaacaaaaagtaaaagagtaaaagattatattttatagcaaaaattaaaaacacatttgcaattataaagtatattgtaaacattattttaataaaatctgaaaaacacttcagTATATTGTATGTGTCTTTAAAccaagtataaaaataaatatattttatataacccAGTTTGATTTTCTCATTTTCATATTTCTATAACCTAATTTTAATGTAAGAGATTTGGATTTAAAATAGACACAATACATATTCTGACaaagttacatacatatatatatacacacatatatatatatatatatatatatatatatatatatatatatatatatatatatatatataaatatatataacataattagcATTGTGTGCTCTATTTTAATGGTGTTATCTGGTGATGGGGCACTTTTGCCATTTTAACCACCTGCCACTGATATGAGGATTCTCACTGAATATTGACAACAGGTAAATATTACACATATATGCAGATAAAAAAGGTCTCTGTTACAGCTTCTGCTCCCCCATATAATAAAGCCTCTGTGTATAGTGCTGCAGGCGGTGCTCGTCTCTATGGCTATCACTTGCAGCTTACAATGACGTGAGATCCTGCACTGGAAATAAGGATCAACTGCCCCTCTAAGTGGTGACAGTAACCAGATACTGAGCCCCACTCGAACCTCTGCTTCCTGCACCCAGAACTATGATGAAGAACCTATGATTCTGGGCACTCACTGTCTGTTATGgcattacacacatgtatgacaggATCACTATGGGCCAGTAGCACAGTGTGTGATGTATAAATGGTGGTGGGACCTCATATAAAAGAACAAGCAGGGAGCAGTGCAAGGGAAGGGTACACAGGGCTGTATATCTCATGAATAATGTTCTTAAGTAACAAAAGTCTGTAATAAACaacacacagattttttttttaaaatattaaagacgTGTAAAGGTttattttctataaagtacttttttttttttttttttttaaattgtttttattgagattcGTTAACAGGCAAACAGGGCATACATGTCAATGAAAGTTTTGCAGATAGGTACTTTCCACAAATACAAGCAATACTTACTAGGTTACCTAGTCAAAGTGTGATTACATGCCATAACAATCATAGATTAGGTAGTACATTTAATGCCAGTTACGTTTTGTACCTCCAAAATGATCTagggggccactcatggacccttataACACTCTAAACAGAAACAAAGAAGGTAGCGTCTAAAAGtatggagaccacttttggatctcctgaGGAGAATCTCTATTTTCTGAATTTTTAGGGTTCAAATCTATAAAATAAACTTAACCTGAAAAATTTACATAAAACCTGTGACTTATACCAATATATAACCAActcttgttttgttattttatatactatAGATATCAAGGCATTCCTGATCAATAGCAGAGGAGAAAACTGTGCTACTTTCTTTTAGAGTATAATTCACATCTGCTTATACCAGGCAGCTTTCAATATAACTTAATATGGGTCAGTAGCTGGTCTATGTCACTAACACCGAGTTGCTAGGCTAAGAAAGCTGCAAGGCGGCTTAGGGATGTAAAAGTGGATACATAAGGCCTATGAGGATCTTCTTTGGGAAATGTGGAGGATTAGTATATAGCCTTAAAAAGAGAGACATATCTATAGTGCTTTATAGTATGATATGCATAGGAAATATAACACATTAGGTCCAGGGTGATCTTGCTCATAGACACTTATTTAAAAAACTAGAATTGAAACGCTAACATTCACCTAGAACAACACACAAAGATACTAGAATGTAAATTTTTATACAACAAAACCTAATTGGAATCTGCAGCTTGCTAATCTAAAGGGAGCAAGATAAATAATTATAACCAAATAAAGCATCATGAATCATTATTATTCCAAAAGGGTCTAATACTATTATGTCATTAGTGGTACAGAGTGTCTGCTATGTGAAGTCAGTGCAACCTGGGTTAGGGTGTGGGGGAGAATATATAAATCTGCAACTGAATTTACTTGCATATATAGAGCTGAGTGTTATGTTTATGACTGACAGCATATTACATAGGTGCGATACCTCAGTGATCTCAGCGGTCTCATAAGCAATAAAGAAACTATGGTGTAGTTTACTTTACAAATATAGAACTCCATGATAACTCAATGATTGATAACTAGTCACAGCTATACAATGTCCCAGGGGACTCATCAGATTCTAATAGAACTTTCTAGCTCCTACTTTACATAAATATAGAATGTCTTGCCGTCTCGGCCGCCGACAGTTCGACACTAATGAAACAAATAAGGAGCATAaaatgtgactattgttactaacagAGTATAAAATTTAGAGCTATATTCTATATTTTCCCTCTGAACTATTCAGCCCACATGCGGTCAAAAAAGTAGTTTCAAATCATATATACAAATGGGGATTAGATGGCAGAATTAGGGTGACTCTAGGCAGGCATCACAATGCAAAATAGATGAACACCCATTAAACGTTGACATAGCAATAAGATGCAGGAAAAAGGTGGTGTGGTCTACCTCTGACTATGGTATTTAAACAGCTGAGTAGTGGATTATAACAAGttatactaatatatacatatcaaagAGGTCAAAAGAGGCATATACTCAAGTGTAAAAATTGAGGAGACCTGTCTCACTGAATAGGGGCACAATAACAAACATGGGTGAAATTACAATCCAGCATTGCACATACTGATACTTTCTGTTATAGAGGTTCAATAAAGAGTCATATGATTATATGAAGGTCATGGATCATAGCAATATTCGTGTCCAGCAAATCTTTATGGATAAAAGTGTAAGCAGATACTGcaatgtctgtgtctttatttggtGAGGGACTTCCAAAATCTAACAGTTAATGTTATCATACTGGAGTTCCAGAGGGCGCTCATAAATTACTCACATACGGATAGAATGTAAAGTTAAACTGCTTAACCCACTCCAGATCTCTGAAAAAATTGTGCAATAGAAATTCTTCTGCTGTATTGGGGGCTCACAAAAGCTATAATCCTGTGGGAATGGGACTTATAGTGTCTTAAACATATGTTGTGAAGCTGTTTAGCTCTCACCACCGGCTTACTCTCAGGAGCTGTGAATGAATAAACCCTCGATCTACGTCGGCCTGACAGTAACATGGTTTTAGGGTTCGTGATCCGGGTGAGGGGAAGATTTGTAAGAGGCGCCCGTAGCTTCTCCAGCATGACTCTCTTAACAGGCATAGGCGCATGTTGAAAATCCATCTGCAGGTCACTCTTTTCATTTGAGCGGATTGCTCCAAcatctgtcttctctctctctccctgccccgTCACCGCGCCAGGGCCAGCCATACAGCGCGCACTGCCGTAGACTTTCAGATCAGGTAGTGTCACATCCGATTTCTTTCCTCTCTCCTTTAGATTTACCTCCACTAGGCTGGCTACGTTAGATCTATCTGGATCCAGAGATCTCTGCCCATGCTGCTCGGTATGGGCCACATCTGTATTTCTGTCGTGGGCCTGATCGATAAGGAGCGCGCCAAGTAGGTGTTTCTCCATGCGGTCAAAGTGATTAAGAAGCAGTCTCTCAATATCTCCTAACAATTTGATCGTGATGGCCTCCATAATAAATGCAAGAGTGGTTTTAAGTGGAAAAGGCAGTTTGAACACAACTGCTATACCCcacatgcgggggggggggggggttgctgatTCCTTGTAGTGAGGCCGCCGCCCCAGGTTCCAGCGGTCCAGATCTGGGTCTAGCTTTCATAAAACTCTGCAAATTTGATATTGTTGGAATCCACAGTATGTGGGCTGTTTATATTTACCAATGCTTTTGGTCTAAATTGCAGAATGGGCTCAATAACCGGCGGGTTAGGAACATCCAACTCAGAGCTCCAGATATTGCGACCTAACAagccgctgcctagacacgccccccacAACACACAGATTTTATACCTGTTTAACACAAGCCCAGATTATGTGTCACTTATATGTGTTTTCCTCTTTGTCCCATTCCCTGTAGAGTTATATAAATTATTACCTAGAGACCTGAGGGTCTGGTAATTCTCCATCATCACATCCTTATAAAGCTCTTTTTGTTCTTCAGTTAAACAGCCCCACTCCTCCTCCGAGAAATAAACTGCAACTTCATCAAACTCCATTTGTTccttaaagaaaaattaaaaaataaaacaataaaaacaggatTTAACTTGTacagtgtaaaacacacaaactgaACTGACTGTGACAATGACCATGACCCAAAGCTCAGTCAGTGACCATGAACAGCCCATATGGTTAGTGTGCTCACTCCCCctagggttgtgctgtgtgtgttgtataaaggcTGCTCAGCACCAGACGTCACACACAGCAGCAGATAAGTGACAATATGACTAATCGTCCTCACCTCCCCAGTCACCATGTAGATCTCTGAGGTTTGGTTCTTCTCAGTCGTCATCTTGTTGGTCACACGTGAGTCAGCCCCAATACTCCAAGAACTCCAAGTAACAGGAACTCACCTTGTCACAGTAACACTGGCCTACAACTAAAGAGGTTGTAAATGTTACATATTAATGTACAGATCTCTTTCTACATCACACATCACTGACATCTCCATTATTTAGGAAAATTTGTGAGTACATATTTGATTAGCTATTTAGCCCCATTTCCCTCTTCCATGTGTAGTAATTTTGATAACAATTATAAAAGTTATATGATATAAAATTGGCTTTTTATACTTAATTTGACCTTATAGTAACTATACAGTAATACTGTAATAAGTACAAATAAAATTTTCATCTCCTAAGAAGCTATATTTAAAAAGGTACTTGAAACACAATTTTCAACTGAATTCTATTATCTGTTTTGGtactatcctttgttggaaagaatatctaggtaggctcaggagctgatgattgttggctgcacatataagcctcgtgttattggctcactcaattctctcagctagttcccagtagtgcattgttgcttcttcaacaaaatataccaagagaatgaagcaaattataaatTAGACATAAACTGGAGTTGTATGAAatcatatactctatctgaattgtaaaagaaaaaaaggggtttagtgtccatttaatttaaacatacattaaaatttttattttttatttgttattgttaattatttattttttaatgaatgttCTCGTCCTAAATAAACCTAGCAAAAAAATGTGAGGGGATTGTTTTTATCAGCCAGTTACTGTTCCATCCCTGGGGATGAACTGTGCAAAAATGTTCATTACCTGGGGTTTCCATATCAAtttaaatagataaaaatatttgtacattttaattgcatgcttctGTAGATTCTTTAAGTCTGGAAAATCCTCTCTGCTCTTTGTAAAGAATCTGAAAAGGCTAATAAGATCTCATACGTCCTGTTCCCTGAATCACCCAAACCATATCACAGTAATAACAGGATGAGGCCAGACAAGACAGTCCTAAACCCATTAATAAAGGGATCAGCACAGAATTCTGGTGACACTAAACCCTACACACAGGGTGTACAGGTATATAATATcatgtttaaccctttcatgaccaggttaatttgtctacatcggaagtaaacaaattgaaatcccatgATCGTGCATGAGATAGCGAGATTTCAATGTtaggattgggtcaggggggggggggggggtccctatgacgctaggcacttcctccagaccgcgatcccattctGGAATCGCCGTTGGCTTCAGGATAGCCAAACGGCTAggaagttccatgccgtcctaacagcactaAAGGCACCGGGGAAAGGTTAAAGGAAGGTCCATAATAAAAGTACCTTTTTTGCATATGTAGATTTACTACTGTTCACATAGTATATGTGTAAAGCTtttaaacagcaattaaacaagtaTAATTATAATAAAGATCTACCTTTGTAGGGAGAAAATAGTCCATTTCATCATAGCTCCAAACGCCCccaatttctatatttattttcctTCACACAAGATCTGAGGTCCAATCAGCAGTTACTTCCTGCTGAGCCTTGTGAGTGCAGGCAACATAAATAATGCTTATACTGCTCTGTAAAGCCCTATAGTAGGAGCTGCAAACAAGCACATTGTagctaataaaataattattttgccaGGTGAAACTGCATGCAGGTCAGTATAATATTATGAGAGCTGCAGACAAGGGGAGGAGGACAGTTAGTTGCCTAAGCAACTAGGAAAATGTATTCCCCAAAGAAACAAAAAGTAATCCTGTTTGCAGTGTAGAGCTGCATGAAGTTTGCTTTTTCTATTGAAGCAAATCTTACCAAATGCTGCTATTGTCACAAATAAAAAGCAAAGCTCTGTGCACGTTTCTCACTGCTACATAGATCTGTTTTACAACTGCATAAACATCTAACAACAATGATTTTACCTAGTTTGCTTTCTCTAAAGAGCAGCTTCAGTGTgaacacaggggagagaggggaggggctGTGGTGGCTGACAGAGCAGACCGGTCTGCAGGATATTATTTGACACCAGCTGCTAGGAACCTGAGATGAGAGTGGATTAAACTGTAAACAGATTTAACCTCTTTTTTTACTCAGAATTTACCCATCCTGTCAACCCCCCTTGTCACATAACATGAAGCAGAGAAGGAGAGAGTGGGGTTAGCTTATAAGGCAGTGGATCTCTGTCAAAGCCAGAGTTCACTGcactgcacattaaagggacagtcaacaccagaattgttgttgtttaaaaagttaggtaatccctttattacccattccccagtttggtataaccaacacagttataataatacacgttttgcctttgtgagtaccttgtatctaagcctctgcaaactgcccccttatttcagctcttttgacagacttgcattttagccaatcaatgcttacTCCtatgtaacttcacgtgtgtgagctcaatgttaaatatacaacacacatgaactaacgccctctagtgatgaaaaactgtcaaaatgcattcacataagaggcggccttcaaggtctaagatattagcatatgagcctacctacatttagttttcaactaagaataccaagagaacaaagcaaacttggtgataaaagtaaattggaaaattgtttaaaattacattctctatctgaatcatgaaagtttattttggactagactgtccatttaaagggccatactaCCCAAATatgtaaacacttgaaagtgatgcagtatagctgtaaaaagcggactagaaaatatcacctgaacatctctatgtaaaaaagaaagatattttacctcaaaagtttctcagtagccacatcccattgtaaaggacttctaagcaacaaatcagtatgtctgtcccgggacaacggaaggagcgagcttacgtgcactctcatcttatttccctattcagcttaaaaagtttacaatgaaatctcatgagagttaagtcaaatctcatgagatcacagtaaaagagttcatgacctcagcacggttgatgctgattggctgctgttcatttcttcattttttaaattttttttttacctgccgctgagcagcagttgagtataactttttacacagaacttactctgctgagctgaggaaattgtgaggtaaaatatcttccttttttacatagagatgctcaggtgatattttcctgtcagctttttacagttatactgcatcagtttcaagtgatttagcatatgagtattatttccctttaagtaacaaatgtCTGTAATAAACAATGTGTCACTTGGATGTGTTTTCCTCTTTGTCTCATTCCCTGTAGAGTTATATAAATTATTACCTAGagactttgaatcatgaaagtttattttgctcttgactgtccctttaaaaagcagaaTGAACTGAGGCACGTGAATGTGCAGTATGCACTAAATAGCTTGTTTAGACAGTGGTCAGATGGTGTACAATGATTTTAGTTGTATTTACTTTATATAAGAACTGCAGCATAAGTATCATCAttgtttagagagaaaaaaaaagaacctaATACACTGCTGCTGCTCCCACAGCAGACAAACTAAATTGACGGCACTCAGACAGATCTTCTCAGATTATGTGCTGTAGGAAGGAAGCTTGCTCATTGTCTTAGAGACAGCTGAGCCGCACACTTGATTTAGAGAGAggctctgctgctgattggtgcattcTCCTGAACTGCTCACTGCCCCTAAATCATGCTGCCGACTCTGTCAATGTGCGCGTCAGCAGTGGCACGTATTGGTCGTACGACTGCCACTGATATTGGGCATTTAAAACTGAATTTATGAGGTCACTGGAAGGgttaaaattttgaatttttaaataacttCAAAGGATCAAAAAATAAGTAATAGATTGTGAAAATATGCATGTTTCCAAaattactataatgtccctttaagtattggctatattaAAGACATGTAAACAAGAAGGTGCAGAAGAATTTATGTTTCCACTGGGAGGAGGGACAAtttgtactaaaatgtttatttttaccaTTGCACTTGCTTATGTATAATCAAACAGAGATAAGATAATGATGCCAGagtgtatagagaaaaaaaatagagCGTGCAAGCTCAGCTCATTTACATGGTTGGTGGCTTCAACTACCAAAAACAACTACTTCatacaaaaataaagctaaaagataattt
This genomic stretch from Bombina bombina isolate aBomBom1 chromosome 4, aBomBom1.pri, whole genome shotgun sequence harbors:
- the LOC128657982 gene encoding zinc finger protein 707-like, translating into MTTEKNQTSEIYMVTGEEQMEFDEVAVYFSEEEWGCLTEEQKELYKDVMMENYQTLRSLGYVHAKPLLVTKIEHREEPYVSSFPNKKVTDKYGIQRHP